From a region of the Roseivirga sp. 4D4 genome:
- a CDS encoding 2-phosphosulfolactate phosphatase: protein MKIDICYTPELIHQFDVSDKCVVVIDVLRATSCMVAGLGSGVKSIKPVATVEECEALGQQGYIMAGERGGKKLEQFDIGNSPFDYMQTSLKGKDIAATTTNGTRAIDLSKEAPEVIIGAFLNLSAVVDYLKSQERDILLFCAGWKGKYNLEDSLFAGAVCDGLKKTADFDSDGVTAAFYLYESMQKDLFYYISRSNHAARLSKFGIMKDIEYCSRTDEFSVLPRLKNEVLTVSS, encoded by the coding sequence ATGAAAATAGATATTTGTTATACTCCTGAGTTGATTCATCAATTTGATGTTTCAGACAAATGCGTTGTGGTTATCGATGTTTTGAGGGCTACTTCATGTATGGTGGCTGGACTTGGTTCAGGTGTCAAGAGCATTAAGCCCGTAGCCACTGTTGAAGAATGCGAAGCACTCGGTCAACAAGGCTATATAATGGCTGGTGAAAGAGGGGGTAAAAAGTTGGAGCAGTTCGACATTGGGAACTCTCCTTTCGACTATATGCAAACCTCACTGAAAGGAAAAGACATCGCTGCAACAACTACCAATGGCACTAGAGCCATTGACCTCTCCAAAGAGGCGCCTGAAGTAATCATTGGTGCTTTTCTAAACCTGTCTGCAGTTGTCGATTACCTAAAATCCCAAGAAAGGGATATTCTCTTGTTTTGTGCGGGTTGGAAGGGTAAGTATAATCTGGAAGACAGCCTTTTCGCAGGGGCAGTTTGCGATGGACTAAAGAAAACAGCTGATTTCGATTCGGATGGAGTGACAGCGGCTTTCTATTTATATGAGTCAATGCAAAAGGATTTGTTCTACTACATCAGCAGAAGTAATCACGCTGCCAGACTCTCAAAGTTTGGTATCATGAAGGATATTGAATACTGCTCCAGGACGGATGAATTTAGCGTATTACCAAGACTGAAAAATGAGGTGCTGACAGTCTCGAGCTAG
- the gcvT gene encoding glycine cleavage system aminomethyltransferase GcvT, translating into MELKKVALNDLHEQLGGKMVPFAGYNMPVRYSSDIEEHNTVRNGIGVFDVSHMGEFVLSGPDALDLIQRVTSNDASKLVDGQAQYSYFPNETGGVVDDLLVYRFNAEKYMLVVNASNIDKDWAWVSKYNTKGVGMKNVSDSHSLFAVQGPKAVEALQKLTSVNLSEIKYYNFVVGPFAGVEHVIISATGYTGAGGFEIYLHNDHAESVWKQIFEAGEEFDIKPIGLGARDTLRMEMGYCLYGNDITDETSPLEAGLGWVTKFTKEFTNSAALQKQKEEGISNKLVAFKMIDKGIPRSHYELLDNEENKIGEVTSGTMSPSLGYGIGLGYVTKESSKIGTEILVAVRKRRLKAEIVKLPFYK; encoded by the coding sequence ATGGAATTAAAAAAAGTAGCATTAAACGACCTTCATGAGCAACTTGGAGGCAAAATGGTCCCTTTTGCTGGCTATAACATGCCCGTACGTTACTCTTCTGATATCGAAGAACATAACACAGTGAGAAATGGTATTGGTGTTTTTGACGTTTCCCACATGGGAGAGTTTGTTTTGAGCGGACCAGATGCACTTGACTTAATCCAACGCGTTACTAGTAATGATGCCTCCAAACTTGTGGACGGACAGGCTCAGTATTCTTACTTCCCCAACGAAACTGGCGGAGTGGTAGATGACCTTCTTGTCTACAGATTCAATGCTGAGAAATATATGCTCGTAGTCAATGCTTCGAATATCGACAAAGACTGGGCTTGGGTGTCTAAATACAATACCAAAGGTGTTGGTATGAAGAATGTATCAGACTCTCATTCTCTGTTTGCGGTACAAGGCCCGAAAGCAGTCGAGGCGCTACAAAAACTGACTTCCGTCAACTTATCCGAAATCAAATACTACAACTTTGTAGTAGGTCCATTTGCAGGTGTTGAGCATGTGATAATTTCTGCAACGGGATATACAGGTGCTGGTGGCTTTGAAATCTACCTACATAATGATCATGCAGAATCTGTCTGGAAACAGATTTTCGAAGCTGGTGAAGAATTTGATATCAAACCTATAGGTCTAGGTGCTCGCGATACGTTAAGAATGGAAATGGGCTATTGCCTGTATGGCAACGACATAACCGATGAAACATCTCCTCTTGAAGCCGGGCTTGGTTGGGTCACGAAGTTCACTAAGGAATTCACCAATTCAGCTGCACTTCAAAAGCAAAAAGAAGAAGGTATATCCAACAAACTGGTTGCCTTCAAAATGATTGACAAAGGCATTCCGAGAAGTCATTATGAGCTTCTTGATAATGAAGAAAATAAGATTGGAGAAGTCACATCAGGCACAATGTCTCCTTCCTTGGGTTATGGCATTGGACTAGGCTATGTGACCAAGGAAAGCAGCAAAATCGGTACGGAAATCTTGGTGGCAGTGCGTAAGCGGAGACTTAAAGCCGAGATCGTAAAATTGCCTTTCTACAAATAA
- a CDS encoding ABC transporter permease, translating into MFKNFFKVTVRSLMKSKFFVLINIIGLGLALACCIVAYLNYDFATTFDRQHENYDELYAISIYRDQGGANVPYGMVPMPLGPNLKNEIPGLKGVSRIERAGITIKRDQNVFTRRMAFVDGDFMDMFSFNVIHGNKNAYKELSNVLISSSTAISLFGKENAVGETVEVVIEGKPNQFVTVGGVFEDVGQKSTLQFQLVSDFENFHRILGVEKGNWGRFIDGVFIQTEDENVMKTAPALIQKYAAVQSEIRKDFPVSGFWVQDMKDLPFNQRDMNGTDLGAEALHPAHIMAPGIMAILILLLACFNFTNTAIAMSNKRLKEIGVRKTVGGSRAQLVFQFLGENLLLCLLSLGLGLLFAMWLVPQYSNMWPNMNILLSLSENPALVLFLTGVLLATALLAGGYPALFVSRFRPVSILRGTLRVGSSSILSKVLLGFQFMISVLALISGFAFLQNSAYQDSIDQGYDKESMVLAFLNSPLEAERFKTSIMENPAIEEISLTRHHVGWGANGAAIKSAGQEYEVSIMDVGLHYAEVAGFQVVEGRGFDEQNRQSDRNNSILVNEKMAARYGWDNAIGQQVTLYDTIRYNVVGMVKDFFIYGLWEELDPMMIRLRDDSELSMLVARVDPNEIQDVKAYMETKWGELITDRPADILIHEQGVLGEARTVNDNIVAIFLFLAVIAVVLSAIGLFTLVSINILSRTKEIGIRKVLGATVLRIGTLINRPFLIIVGIASILGAISAFMLTGVLMDSIWKYHMDLNFLSFFIPIFGMLLISLVSISGKVVKAARRNPVESLRYE; encoded by the coding sequence ATGTTTAAGAATTTTTTTAAGGTCACTGTGAGGAGCTTGATGAAAAGCAAGTTCTTTGTTCTCATCAATATCATCGGTTTAGGTTTAGCGCTTGCCTGCTGTATAGTAGCCTATCTCAATTATGATTTTGCTACCACATTTGACAGGCAGCATGAAAACTACGATGAGCTCTATGCGATCTCAATCTATCGGGATCAGGGAGGTGCAAATGTCCCCTACGGTATGGTGCCGATGCCACTCGGGCCGAACCTGAAAAACGAAATTCCTGGACTGAAGGGGGTTTCAAGAATTGAAAGGGCTGGTATCACCATTAAAAGGGATCAGAATGTATTCACCAGGCGAATGGCTTTTGTGGATGGTGACTTTATGGACATGTTCAGCTTTAATGTGATCCACGGCAATAAGAATGCCTACAAAGAACTTTCCAACGTGCTGATCTCTTCTAGCACGGCTATCTCACTTTTTGGTAAGGAGAATGCCGTTGGAGAAACTGTTGAGGTCGTTATTGAGGGTAAGCCCAATCAGTTTGTTACTGTTGGGGGAGTGTTTGAAGATGTTGGACAAAAAAGCACACTGCAGTTTCAGCTGGTTTCTGATTTTGAAAATTTTCACCGAATTCTTGGAGTGGAGAAAGGGAATTGGGGACGCTTCATTGATGGAGTGTTTATACAGACTGAAGATGAAAATGTGATGAAAACAGCCCCTGCGTTGATTCAAAAGTATGCCGCTGTTCAGAGTGAGATTCGAAAGGATTTTCCCGTTAGCGGTTTCTGGGTTCAGGATATGAAAGACCTACCATTCAATCAGAGAGATATGAATGGAACAGATTTGGGAGCTGAAGCATTACACCCTGCCCATATCATGGCGCCAGGGATTATGGCGATTCTCATTTTACTCTTGGCCTGTTTTAACTTTACCAATACGGCCATTGCCATGTCTAACAAAAGACTAAAGGAGATAGGTGTTAGAAAGACGGTAGGTGGTAGTAGAGCACAGCTTGTGTTCCAGTTTCTAGGAGAAAATTTGCTTCTCTGTTTATTATCTCTGGGTTTAGGACTCCTCTTTGCGATGTGGTTGGTGCCTCAGTACAGTAATATGTGGCCCAACATGAACATACTGCTGAGCCTCTCTGAAAACCCCGCACTGGTTTTGTTTTTAACAGGAGTATTATTGGCAACAGCACTATTGGCAGGTGGTTATCCTGCACTATTTGTGAGCCGTTTTAGACCAGTATCTATCCTTAGAGGTACTTTGAGAGTTGGTAGTTCTAGTATTCTCTCCAAAGTCTTGCTTGGCTTTCAGTTCATGATCTCTGTGCTGGCTTTGATCTCTGGTTTTGCTTTCCTTCAGAACTCAGCGTATCAAGATAGTATTGATCAGGGTTATGATAAGGAGAGTATGGTGCTCGCTTTCCTGAATTCACCACTTGAAGCTGAGCGCTTCAAGACATCAATCATGGAGAACCCAGCTATAGAAGAAATATCATTGACACGCCATCATGTAGGGTGGGGTGCTAATGGTGCTGCCATTAAAAGTGCAGGTCAGGAGTACGAGGTTTCCATTATGGATGTGGGGCTTCACTATGCTGAAGTTGCCGGTTTCCAGGTTGTTGAAGGTCGTGGATTTGACGAGCAGAACCGCCAGTCAGATAGAAATAACAGTATCCTCGTAAATGAGAAAATGGCCGCCAGATATGGTTGGGACAATGCGATCGGCCAGCAAGTGACCCTTTACGATACGATCAGGTACAATGTAGTGGGTATGGTGAAGGACTTTTTCATCTATGGTCTTTGGGAAGAACTTGATCCTATGATGATACGGCTAAGAGACGATAGTGAGCTTTCCATGTTAGTAGCGAGGGTAGATCCAAATGAGATTCAAGATGTTAAAGCCTATATGGAGACCAAATGGGGTGAATTGATTACCGATCGACCCGCGGATATTCTGATCCACGAACAAGGAGTTTTAGGTGAGGCGCGAACGGTAAATGATAACATTGTTGCCATATTCTTATTCCTGGCGGTGATCGCAGTCGTTCTTTCCGCTATTGGCTTGTTTACTTTAGTTTCTATCAACATACTGAGCAGAACAAAAGAGATCGGTATCAGGAAAGTTTTAGGGGCGACTGTCCTGCGGATTGGTACACTGATCAATCGACCATTCCTGATCATTGTTGGGATCGCTTCAATATTGGGCGCTATTTCGGCCTTTATGCTTACAGGAGTCCTTATGGACAGTATATGGAAATACCACATGGACCTCAACTTTTTGAGTTTCTTTATACCAATTTTTGGAATGCTGTTGATTTCACTTGTTTCGATTTCTGGAAAGGTGGTCAAGGCTGCAAGAAGAAATCCAGTAGAATCACTGAGGTACGAATAA
- a CDS encoding nuclear transport factor 2 family protein, whose amino-acid sequence MKKTQIIILAALVLVSTSLAFTFKSDEDEAAKEEVKELVLKAYVNGAFNELDVDAMRKGFHEDFAIYSPKGEAISKYPIKVWADGTAKRKANGYDASAEKNKWDHNFASVDVTGNAAQVKIELHNQGKHVYTDYLSLLKFDSGWRIVAKVYHQH is encoded by the coding sequence ATGAAGAAGACTCAAATTATTATTCTTGCAGCCCTTGTGCTGGTGTCAACCAGCTTGGCATTTACTTTTAAGTCCGATGAAGATGAAGCTGCAAAAGAGGAGGTCAAAGAGCTAGTGCTTAAAGCATACGTAAACGGTGCTTTCAATGAGTTGGATGTTGATGCCATGAGAAAAGGTTTTCACGAAGACTTTGCTATTTACTCCCCAAAGGGAGAGGCGATCAGTAAGTACCCTATTAAGGTCTGGGCAGATGGAACTGCGAAAAGAAAAGCCAATGGCTATGATGCCAGTGCTGAAAAGAACAAATGGGATCATAACTTCGCTTCAGTTGATGTAACAGGCAATGCAGCTCAAGTGAAGATTGAATTACACAATCAGGGTAAACACGTCTATACCGATTACTTGAGCTTACTTAAGTTCGACAGTGGTTGGAGAATTGTTGCTAAAGTTTACCACCAACACTAA
- a CDS encoding ribonuclease HII: MLKSSFGSGKIEAGCDEAGRGPLAGPVVASAVVLPANYANPLLNDSKKLTKKVLEQLEVEIKRDALAWKVIEVSHTEIDEINILNASFIAMHRAVDRLNIKPELLLIDGNRFKPYNGIPHECVIKGDGKYMSIAAASILAKTHRDRFMTNAAQQYPGYGWETNAGYPTKKHRDAIRELGITPLHRKSFRLLPEQLDLF; encoded by the coding sequence ATGTTAAAATCAAGTTTTGGCTCAGGTAAAATTGAAGCGGGTTGTGACGAAGCAGGTAGGGGCCCTTTGGCAGGTCCTGTGGTGGCATCGGCAGTAGTTCTTCCGGCTAACTATGCCAACCCATTACTAAATGATTCTAAGAAACTCACAAAAAAGGTCCTTGAACAACTTGAAGTAGAAATCAAAAGAGACGCACTAGCGTGGAAAGTGATCGAAGTAAGCCATACTGAGATCGATGAAATTAATATCCTAAATGCATCTTTCATCGCAATGCATAGGGCAGTAGACCGGCTGAATATCAAACCAGAACTTTTACTCATAGATGGCAACCGATTCAAACCCTATAATGGAATTCCCCACGAATGTGTGATCAAAGGTGATGGGAAGTATATGTCGATCGCTGCGGCCTCAATTCTGGCCAAGACCCATAGAGATCGATTTATGACCAATGCAGCTCAACAATACCCGGGCTATGGCTGGGAAACTAATGCCGGTTATCCTACCAAAAAGCATAGGGACGCTATTCGAGAATTAGGGATCACCCCATTACATAGGAAGTCGTTTAGACTGCTCCCAGAACAGCTCGATTTATTCTAA
- a CDS encoding NUDIX domain-containing protein, with protein MSENNNPWKTLRGELVYENQWIRLDEYQVINPSGGKGIYGKVSFYNKAIAIIPIDDEMNTWLVGQYRYTLNEYSWEIPMGGVPMNEDSKEGALRELEEETGLTAGSIEFLCKIHTSNSITDEVGAVYVARGLTEGETNFDETEDITVKKLPFKEAIDWVMDGKITDSLSVGGILRYAREIGM; from the coding sequence ATGTCCGAAAATAATAACCCTTGGAAGACCTTAAGAGGAGAACTTGTCTACGAAAATCAATGGATTCGTCTTGACGAATATCAGGTGATCAATCCATCGGGGGGGAAAGGTATTTATGGCAAAGTCTCATTTTACAATAAGGCTATTGCGATCATTCCGATAGACGATGAGATGAATACTTGGTTAGTGGGCCAATATCGATATACCTTGAATGAATACAGTTGGGAAATACCAATGGGTGGGGTGCCGATGAACGAAGATTCGAAAGAGGGAGCTCTTCGGGAGCTTGAAGAAGAGACAGGGCTTACAGCTGGAAGCATTGAGTTTTTATGCAAGATACACACATCAAACTCCATCACAGATGAGGTTGGTGCTGTGTATGTAGCCAGGGGACTAACTGAGGGGGAAACGAATTTTGACGAAACAGAAGACATCACTGTCAAAAAACTTCCCTTCAAAGAAGCCATTGATTGGGTGATGGATGGAAAAATCACAGATAGTTTGTCCGTAGGAGGTATCTTAAGATATGCCCGTGAAATAGGGATGTAA
- a CDS encoding MATE family efflux transporter, which yields MKPLTYKVHFNKTFNLAYPVMLSQLGHIMVGMADSIMVGQLGQTPLAAASFANGFLGVFLMFGIGLSYGITPLVAQADGQHDDHKITRLLRHGIILCGAAGVILFLVLFSSTYLFPYLRQPEEVLILGTPYLLIIASSLIPLMIFQNFRQFAEGLSVTKPTMYITIAANLLNILLNYLLIYGKLGLPELGLNGAGWATFISRVLMAIGLYVFVIKYDRFKAYRSAFQFAKIKADFFKPMLKIGVPSGIQFVFEVGAFTVAAIMMGWLGTGPLAAHQIALSLVSLSYMMASGISAASTVRIGNQIGAKDGFNLQRVGNTSFLMSLTFMACCAILFISLSSFFPTLYVDEPEVISIATTLIIVAGFFQLSDGVQVVGLGALRGMSDVKVPTIITLIAYWGLAIPMSYLLGFTMDLGPEGIWYGLLIGLTAAALALFIRFKRLARKKAADFIKKEQENATLDLEVSL from the coding sequence ATGAAGCCACTTACCTACAAAGTACATTTTAATAAAACCTTCAACCTGGCTTATCCGGTTATGCTCAGTCAGCTAGGGCATATCATGGTAGGTATGGCTGACAGTATTATGGTAGGGCAGCTTGGTCAGACACCATTGGCTGCGGCCTCATTTGCCAATGGTTTTTTGGGTGTATTTCTCATGTTCGGTATTGGGCTATCCTATGGTATTACACCTTTGGTAGCTCAGGCTGATGGACAGCATGATGACCATAAGATTACCCGACTGTTGAGGCATGGAATAATTTTGTGTGGGGCAGCGGGCGTCATTTTGTTTCTGGTCTTATTTAGCTCGACCTACCTCTTCCCGTACTTAAGGCAACCAGAGGAGGTGCTGATCCTTGGAACCCCATATTTACTGATAATTGCCTCGTCTTTAATCCCGTTGATGATCTTTCAGAACTTTCGACAGTTCGCGGAGGGTCTTTCAGTGACTAAACCAACAATGTATATCACCATTGCGGCAAACCTCCTGAATATTCTATTGAATTACCTCTTGATTTATGGAAAGCTAGGTTTACCAGAACTTGGATTAAATGGTGCTGGCTGGGCTACCTTTATTTCCAGGGTCTTGATGGCCATAGGATTATATGTCTTTGTCATCAAATATGACAGGTTCAAGGCTTATCGATCGGCATTTCAGTTTGCTAAAATCAAGGCGGACTTTTTCAAGCCTATGCTGAAAATAGGCGTACCTAGTGGTATTCAGTTCGTATTTGAGGTAGGTGCTTTTACCGTTGCCGCAATAATGATGGGCTGGTTAGGTACAGGACCTCTGGCGGCTCATCAAATCGCATTGAGTTTGGTGTCGTTAAGTTATATGATGGCGTCTGGGATATCAGCGGCCTCAACAGTACGCATAGGAAATCAAATAGGAGCCAAAGATGGTTTCAACTTGCAAAGGGTAGGTAATACAAGCTTTTTAATGTCTCTCACCTTCATGGCTTGTTGTGCCATTCTTTTCATTAGCCTGAGTAGCTTTTTTCCGACTTTGTATGTCGATGAACCCGAGGTAATTTCTATTGCCACTACACTTATTATAGTTGCAGGGTTCTTTCAATTGTCAGATGGTGTTCAGGTGGTTGGTCTGGGAGCGCTTAGGGGTATGTCGGACGTAAAGGTGCCGACCATCATTACACTAATCGCCTATTGGGGGCTTGCGATTCCTATGAGTTATCTGCTCGGTTTTACTATGGATCTTGGACCAGAAGGTATTTGGTATGGGTTATTAATCGGCCTGACCGCAGCGGCTCTTGCCTTGTTTATTCGATTCAAGCGACTGGCCAGAAAAAAGGCAGCTGATTTTATTAAAAAGGAACAAGAGAATGCAACCCTTGATCTTGAGGTGAGTCTTTAA
- a CDS encoding head GIN domain-containing protein: MMKTLLATCLMLITLTAFSQNRETRDVGDFDEVVMRLSGKVYIKQGDKNEVILEGDEDVLERVETDVRGGRLNIGEEGKSRWSWRRSRTRLNVYITVKELNGAFVSGSGDIIGQTVFKSDDFRVSVSGSGDIELELDAKDVDSRISGSGNIELSGAAQYAKLNISGSGKYLAEEMKVDDYEISISGSGRGSINAQENLDVRISGSGSVYYRGRPSVNSSVAGSGRVRRIN, encoded by the coding sequence ATGATGAAAACGTTATTGGCCACATGCTTAATGCTCATTACACTTACTGCCTTTTCACAAAACAGAGAGACACGAGATGTTGGTGATTTTGACGAGGTAGTGATGAGGCTATCCGGGAAAGTCTATATCAAGCAAGGTGATAAGAACGAAGTGATTCTCGAGGGGGATGAAGATGTATTAGAGAGAGTAGAAACGGATGTTAGAGGTGGAAGACTGAACATAGGAGAAGAAGGAAAAAGCAGATGGAGCTGGAGAAGGTCAAGAACGAGGCTCAATGTTTACATCACAGTAAAGGAATTAAACGGAGCCTTTGTTAGTGGCTCTGGCGATATTATTGGTCAAACAGTATTCAAATCAGATGATTTTAGGGTATCAGTTTCTGGCTCAGGTGATATTGAGTTAGAGCTTGACGCCAAGGATGTAGACTCAAGAATTTCAGGTTCTGGAAATATTGAATTGTCAGGTGCTGCACAATATGCCAAACTTAATATCAGTGGTTCTGGAAAGTACCTGGCCGAGGAAATGAAAGTTGACGATTACGAGATATCCATTTCAGGTTCAGGTAGAGGTTCTATCAACGCGCAGGAGAATTTGGATGTTAGGATTTCAGGAAGCGGAAGTGTTTACTATCGCGGTCGACCCTCCGTTAATTCAAGTGTTGCCGGTAGTGGCAGAGTAAGAAGGATCAACTAA
- a CDS encoding lysoplasmalogenase produces the protein MKVHKSLFPFLVISILDLAGRLNHMDELLMITKPLLIPALIFYFFQKAAPTPLNKFIFLALLLSFLGDTLLMFVPRSETFFLAGLVSFLLAHLVYILINMNAVNSEDRTLKFEWSDLIFVAYGFAIFSVINDNLGDMYIPALIYTVVICMMAITAKKRRNRTDKMSFMLIMAGAISFIISDSILAYSKFSQDFALADFLIMLTYIVAQFLIVQGLIVFIQKIRPEAGS, from the coding sequence ATGAAAGTTCATAAGTCCTTATTTCCATTTCTTGTCATCTCAATTCTGGATCTAGCAGGACGGCTTAATCATATGGACGAACTCCTTATGATCACAAAGCCACTGTTGATCCCCGCATTGATTTTCTACTTTTTCCAAAAAGCGGCACCTACACCCTTAAACAAATTTATATTTCTTGCCCTGCTTCTCTCCTTTCTTGGAGACACGCTGTTAATGTTCGTTCCAAGATCAGAAACCTTCTTTCTTGCAGGATTAGTGTCCTTCTTACTGGCCCATTTGGTTTACATTCTAATCAATATGAATGCGGTGAATTCGGAAGATCGCACATTGAAATTCGAGTGGTCTGATCTGATTTTTGTGGCATATGGTTTTGCCATATTCTCTGTGATCAATGACAATCTAGGGGATATGTACATTCCAGCATTAATCTATACAGTGGTCATCTGTATGATGGCCATCACAGCAAAAAAACGCAGAAATAGAACTGATAAAATGAGTTTTATGCTCATCATGGCAGGAGCTATTAGTTTCATCATCAGTGACTCCATTCTTGCCTACTCTAAATTTAGTCAGGACTTTGCACTGGCAGACTTTCTGATCATGCTGACCTACATCGTGGCCCAATTCCTAATAGTGCAAGGTCTTATTGTCTTTATACAAAAAATCCGGCCAGAAGCCGGATCTTAA